TAAAGAAATAACATAGTAACCATCAAACTTGGAAATGAGCTCTTACTTGGCAGGCAAACCAGTAATTGCACAAAGAGGTTGCTCTGGATCtgaaaacaaatataaatacaatCATATACATAAAAGGATACCTTCGAAATAACAGTATTTCGGCAATGTTTGTTTATCAGAATAgatattaaaaagtaaaaataaaaaagaaagagaaaaacatgaGACAAATTCCTTGCTCAACAAAACAATTCAGATGCAACTCCAAGCAATTCAATCTTAGCATTAACTATTACTAATCCAGTGAAACAATATCCCCAACAAAAAGAATGCACCAAGACCCATCATAACGAATATGTCCTCAACAACAATTTCTAAGGGAAACAGCTTATGTAAacttatttaacaaaaaatgaaCTGAACTGTCAAACTCATGTAATCTTTTACTGTTAGAATATAAGGAACTCACATTGTACAGGTGTCGTGGCAATATCAGAGTGAAATGAGGATCCCTTAATGAACTCTAAATATGTATAACCTGAAAAATTAACAGATTACTATATGAAGTGAAATGCGTATAAAATGCAGTGTCCAAGGTGAAAGTTGTTATGCATTGAATCATTCTTACCATCCTTTGAAATGTATCGTATCTGTGGTCCATTATAGACAGTTTTATGCACAATTGCTTTTCTCTTAACTTCTTCCTCCCTAGCTAAAACACGCTCCAAATTTCTCAGGTTCATAATTTCtgcaaactaaaaattaaaattgagaatTGTGCTGGGCCTTTAGAAGGTCAAGATAGAAAACTAGCATTAAAACAACCAATATATGTTAAGCGATATAATCTCGACCTGTTTGAGCAGCTTCTAAAAGCATTTCCTCTTGTGTCATTCTCTTCTCCTCaccttccttcttttttttgacTGTCTGTGGCTGGAAAATGAATAGCAATTCAAACCAAGAACATATAAGCACAAGCCTCACTGCCTTGGAGTCAATATTATAGCCCAGGTAATACCCTTAATACAGATTACAGAATTTGCTAAATATAATTGCCAGACCATTGAGCATAACTTACAATGTTTACACCATAAATTAATCGAATTTCTCTTGGAAACTATCCTAGTATTACTAGGCTCTAAAGTGAACAAATGCCACAGCATGCCTGAAActataattgaaaaagagaaaacaaatacCAAACAAAAAACAGGGAACGCATTGATTAACAAGAAGCACAATTGCCAACCTTCATGGATGCTTGCAGAGCACGTATGGCATCTCTCTCTGCCTGCCGAACAATCACGGCAGTTCTAGTGGACTTCCTGATTATCTTTTCCCCTCCATCATCGCGTGTATCATGGTGTTCCTCAGGAACTGGCTCCTTGTCTggtttatcatcatcatcatcgtcattgtcctcatcgtcatcatcatcatcctcattGGAAGAACGTTCCAACTTAGACAAAACCTTCTGCTTCTTTTTACTCTTCTTCCGCTTTGGCAATTTCTTCCCCGGAAATATTAGCCGCTTC
The genomic region above belongs to Arachis duranensis cultivar V14167 chromosome 3, aradu.V14167.gnm2.J7QH, whole genome shotgun sequence and contains:
- the LOC107482068 gene encoding SWR1 complex subunit 2 (The sequence of the model RefSeq protein was modified relative to this genomic sequence to represent the inferred CDS: added 163 bases not found in genome assembly); translation: MESSEPAPPVVLLDRASRATRGKRMTKLLDDEIQQDDLFWNQDALKDEEEDDNYVEEAEVADEFDSDFNDEESEPDDQPDNDIADERVHKKKRLIFPGKKLPKRKKSKKKQKVLSKLERSSNEDDDDDDEDNDDDDDDKPDKEPVPEEHHDTRDDGGEKIIRKSTRTAVIVRQAERDAIRALQASMKPQTVKKKKEGEEKRMTQEEMLLEAAQTEIMNLRNLERVLAREEEVKRKAIVHKTVYNGPQIRYISKDGYTYLEFIKGSSFHSDIATTPVQYPEQPLCAITGLPAKYRDPKTGLPYATKEAFKEIRQRFAEENANNRKQMAMGILYDSVSGCGFSLKQKRSMVPDKSVHTNFRPYARFRRMPASEDEDSD